In Hermetia illucens chromosome 5, iHerIll2.2.curated.20191125, whole genome shotgun sequence, a single window of DNA contains:
- the LOC119657178 gene encoding acyl-CoA Delta(11) desaturase-like: MPPNATTANQPPTEVTGVLNECDAETIDGGLVKDITQFKRAEKRKLKLVWRNIIAFAYLHVAAVYGLWLALTSAKWATVGFALLLYVMSGLGITAGAHRLWAHRSYKAKWPLRLILIIFNTIAFQDAAMHWARDHRVHHKYSETDADPHNATRGFFFSHIGWLLCKKHPDVKNKGKCLDTSDLEQDPILYYQKKYYMLVMPLLCFLIPTVVPVYYWGETWTNAWFVATMFRYTFILNVTWLVNSAAHKWGGKPYDKNINPAENSSVAAFAFGEGWHNYHHVFPWDYKTAELGNYRLNLTTAFIDFFAKIGWAYDLKSVSPNIIEKRVKRTGDGTHPLWGWGDKDQDQHEIDNAVILHKKDE; the protein is encoded by the exons ATGCCGCCAAATGCAACAACAGCTAATCAACCGCCAACAGAGGTTACTGGCGTGTTGAATGAATGTGATGCCGAAACAATTGATGGAGGACTCGTCAAGGATATCACACAATTCAAACGTgctgaaaaaaggaaattgaaaCTCGTATGGAGAAATATTATTGCTTTTGCTTATCTACATGTTGCAGCTGTATACGGACTATGGCTTGCACTGACATCAGCAAAATGGGCAACTGTGGGCTTCG CATTGCTCCTTTACGTTATGTCCGGACTAGGTATTACAGCAGGTGCACACAGACTCTGGGCACATCGATCATATAAAGCAAAATGGCCTCTACGATTAATCCTTATCATTTTCAATACAATTGCATTCCAAGATGCTGCTATGCATTGGGCTCGAGATCATCGTGTCCATCATAAATATTCCGAGACAGATGCTGATCCACATAACGCAACAAG AGGCTTCTTCTTCTCCCATATTGGCTGGCTCCTGTGCAAAAAACATCCTGATGTCAAAAACAAAGGCAAATGTCTTGACACTTCAGATTTGGAACAAGACCCTATTCTATATTATCAAAAGAA atattACATGTTGGTTATGCCACTGTTATGCTTCCTTATTCCAACCGTTGTTCCTGTTTACTACTGGGGCGAAACCTGGACAAATGCATGGTTTGTCGCAACAATGTTCCGATACACATTCATCCTAAATGTAACATGGCTTGTCAACAGTGCTGCACATAAATGGGGCGGAAAACCATATGACAA GAATATCAACCCAGCAGAAAATTCATCAGTAGCCGCATTTGCTTTTGGTGAAGGCTGGCATAACTACCATCACGTATTCCCATGGGACTACAAAACAGCAGAATTAGGAAACTACAGGCTAAACTTGACTACCGCATTTATTGACTTCTTCGCTAAGATTGGCTGGGCCTATGACCTAAAATcagtttcacccaacatcattGAGAAGCGCGTGAAAAGGACGGGAGACGGAACACACCCCCTATGGGGATGGGGTGATAAAGATCAAGATCAGCACGAGATCGATAACGCAGTGATATTGCATAAGAAAGATGAATGA